In the genome of Corythoichthys intestinalis isolate RoL2023-P3 chromosome 19, ASM3026506v1, whole genome shotgun sequence, one region contains:
- the brms1lb gene encoding breast cancer metastasis-suppressor 1-like protein-A has protein sequence MPVHSREKKESNHEEMVAFPEQDGSTTDEEDTVSTSVSEDGDSSEMDDEDCERRRMECLDEMTTLEKHFSDLKEQLYKERLSQVDVKLQEVMAGCAQEYLEPLANLQENMQIRTKVAGIYKDLCLESVNNKYNCEIQAACQHWESEKLLLFDTVQSELEEKIRRLEEDRHSIDITSELWNDGLHSRKNKKKDTFCPIKKKKPVVVSGPYIVYMLQDLDILEDWTAIRKAMASLGPHRVKADAKTERHHHVAHSEDGRLFYDNQWYCRGQAICINRKDEFPTSALITTINNDEVWFKRLDGTKSKLYISQLQKGKYTIKHS, from the exons ATGCCGGTTCACTCCCGGGAGAAGAAAGAAAGTAACCACGAAGAAATGGTGGCTTTTCCAGAGCAAGACGGTAGCACCACTGACGAGGAAGACACGGTTAGCACGTCGGTGTCTGAAGATGGAGACAGCTCGG AGATGGATGATGAGGACTGCGAGAGGAGAAGGATGGAGTGCCTGGATGAGATGACCACTCTGGAGAAACATTTTTCCGACTTGAAGGAGCA ACTGTATAAGGAGCGCCTGAGCCAAGTAGATGTCAAACTGCAGGAAGTAATGGCAGGTTGTGCTCAGGAATATCTGGAACCTTTGGCAAACCTGCAGGAGAACATGCAGATCAGAACTAAAGTGGCAG GTATCTATAAAGATTTGTGCTTGGAGTCTGtaaataacaagtacaactgtgAAATCCAGGCTGCCTGCCAGCATTGGGAG AGTGAGAAGCTGCTGCTGTTTGACACTGTGCAGAGCGAACTTGAGGAGAAGATAAGACGATTGGAGGAAGATAGGCACAGTATTGACATcacttcgg AGTTGTGGAATGATGGATTGCATTCCCGGAAAAATAAGAAGAAAGATACGTTCTGCCCCATCAAAAAGAAGAAGCCTGTTGTCGTTTCAG GACCTTATATTGTTTACATGCTTCAAGATCTGGATATTCTAGAAGACTGGACTGCAATAAGAaag GCCATGGCGTCTCTTGGGCCGCATAGGGTCAAGGCTGATG CCAAAACAGAACGACACCACCATGTAGCACATTCTGAAGACGGAAGACTTTTCTATGACAACCAGTGGTACTGCAGGGGTCAGGCTATTTGCATCAACAGGAAAGATGAGTTTCCTACCAG TGCCCTCATCACTACCATCAACAATGATGAGGTGTGGTTCAAGCGACTGGATGGCACCAAGTCCAAGCTGTACATCTCCCAGCTGCAGAAAGGCAAATACACTATCAAACACTCgtga